TGACTAAAGCCAGTAAATCCGGCTCTTCCGTACTTAGCGTGCTGAATTTATTAAATAATCAGATTGAAACCCTTGCAGAGCTAAGATAATAGCCATTATTTTCTGTATTTTATATCATATTGCTAGAAATTAAATTATGAACGCCTGTAAGCCTTACTTTTAAAGCAAATTTATAGACTTTAATTGATAATTAAGCACGCTAAGTACGCAAGAACCGATCAAATTATATATCTTGATACCAAACAATAACTCTGTTGCAGGATTTGCCTGATTAATTATCCCATATTCATCAACCACCAAAATAGTATCGACAACAGTATCAAGGGCAGTAATAAAAATATTTTCAGCATGTTTGCGGGCTTCATCAATAGCTGCAACCTGTGGTAAACTAGTCCAACAAGCAATTGCCACACTCAAAAAAGCGATCGCCACCAGCAAAACCACAAAAATATCCTTACTAGCATCACTAAGGTTATTACTTAAAATCCCCTTCAGCAGCCATGTGATAATCATAGCAATGCAGACCAATAGCAGCAAAACTATCACCTGAGTTGCTACAAAATCTTGTTTCGGATTATAGGTTTGTTGAGACTGTTTTTTTATCCACCATTGGGGGCGAAATGGTCCCCAGGGAATCAGACGAATCATCAAATCGATAATCATAATAGCGATTGGTAACAGCACCCCTACAGTCCAATCTTGCCAGCCCCAAGCCCAGCCACCAATAAAAAAGACAACAGCCTCCATAAAGAAAATACCTAAAGACCACCAGGGAGCCAACACTTGCGGATGCTTGCGCCGTAACCACATTCCCAGATGAAGGCACATCATCGCCACCACGTAGCTAGTATCAGTCACCATGACTATGCGGGATACGTCTCCCCAAAGCAAACAGATGAGGCTGAGTAGAAGCGTAAACACCAAACTGGGAACAAGTACACCACGACGAGATAAAACAGTAAATACAGGAGCTAAATAACCATCAAGAGCTAGCTGGTAAAATATGGCTCTTGCGTGTGTAGCGTGCTTAATTATTAATGAAAGTCGATTAAATTGCTTTAATAACAAGGCTTACAGGCGTTTATAATTTGATTTTTAGTAACAGTAGCTCAAATACAAAAAATAATGGCTTTTATCGGAGCCACACAAGGGTTTCAAACTTATTTTTTAACAAATTCAGCACGCTAAGTACGGAAGAGCCAAGTTTTCAGACAAATAAATTACAACTCAAAATCAGCGAACAGAGCTTTTTACAGCGATTTTCACCCAATAACCACAGATATTCGTAGAGGCGCAAGGCCTTGCGCCCCAAAAGCGTGGTCTATTTACCTGAAAATGGCTGTAACTGTGGCTCACTTAATTTCTGTTGTAAACTAAACACCTACTCACCGAGATCAGTAGTCATCACACTTTCACATATTTTCAGTAGGTCGGCAAAAATAAAGTTTACAGGAATATGTTGTAAATAGTTGGCGCGATCGCCTTGAGCCGTTAAAATCATCACTAGTATTCTGCTGAAACTCATAGTCAAATCGCACGAAGATAACAGGACTTACGCACTCAGATCCCCCAACCCCAGCAGAAATCTGCAAATTTCGCATATTCAGATGATGGAAAAAACAGTAAAAGTGATAGAACGCGACTTATTACCAGAGGGAGATTATGTTTCGCCAGGATTTTCGATTATTCAGCCTGATTCATGTTTTCCCAATATGATTTTGGGAAATATATATCATTCTTTTTGGCTTTACCTGCGGCGGGATATTCGGCATAATTGGTATGTGGATAAGCGACGACAAGGTACAGGATTTGTCAGCAGAGATGAAGCGCATATTCTTTACAATACAGCTTTAAAATTTAAAGGGAAAAAAGCTTTAGAAATAGGCTGTTGGATGGGTTGGTCAGCTTGTCATTTAGCTTTAGGAGGAGTGGAGCTAGATGTTATTGATCCCATGCTATCGGAAGAATTATTTTGCCAAAGCGTCACCGACTCGCTGAAGTCTGCAGGCGTCAAGGAATCTGTGAATCTAATACCAGGATATAGCCCGCAAAAAGTCGAAGAATTAGCAAATAAATTTCAACGTAAATGGTCATTGATATTTATAGATGGTAATCACGAAGCACCAGCGCCACTCAAGGATACAATTATTGCTGAACAATTTGCAGAAGCAGATGCTTTAATTTTATTTCATGATTTGGCTTCTCCCGATGTCGGGGAAGGATTGGACTATTTGAAAGAGAAAGGATGGAACACAATGGTATATCAAACCATGCAAATCATGGGAGTTGCATGGCGGGGAAATGTTGAGCCGCTCATACATCAGCCAGATACTAACATTAACTGGCACTTACCTCCACATTTACAAAAATATGCTGTTAGCGGTGCAATTGAAACTGTAACTGAAGATAAATTTGCCGAAATTCTCAAAGTAGTCCGACCATATACATTCTTGAGTGAAGCAAAATTATTTTCACTGTATAGTCAAGCAAAGCAAATATCTGATTATGTTTCTTGGCTACCACAAATGTTAATACAGGCGATCGCCAGAACCAAACCTCTCAAGGCCAAATGATCCAGGGACATGGGGAAGATGAGGTAGATGAGGAAGTAATTATCCCATACCCCATACCCCATGCCCTAATAATGAGACGACCGAAATAGATGGTTATGTTCAGGATGATATAAACGCGATCGCCCTGTTTTTGGCAATAATGCTGGACTTATTACATAAAGTGTGGTACGTATCAGATTCTCTTCATGGGTACAATCTGCCATTTGGTCGAGGGGGACAACGCAAATTTTTTCATCAGGCCAGCCCACGCGAAAGCAAATCGCCACTGGGGTTTCGGGTGGGTAGTGTTCCAGTAGTTTCCCTTCGGCGTCCTTGACATGACGCGCACTCAAATATAAGCAGAGACTGGCTTGATGGGCGGCCAGGGTAGTTAATTCTTCAGTTGCGGGAACTTCTGTACGTCCGCTGATGCGAGTCAGGATGATGGTTTGGACTAAACCGGGGACCGTCAATTCTACTTTGAGTTTAGCAGCAGCGGCTTGAAAAGCGCTGATACCGGGTATGACCTCAAAAGGAATTTCTGCCTTTGTGAGGAGGTTAATTTGCTCGTGGATGGCACTATAGAGACTAGGATCACCAGAATGGAGACGAACCACAGATTTGTGCGATCGCACCCGTTCAACCATAATCGGCAGAATCTCTTCTAAAGTCTTATTCGCAGTCCGAATAATTTCCGCATCTTCTCGACAAAGATCTAAAATTTGTTCCGGTACTAAAGAATCTGCAAATAAAATCACATCCGCCATAGCCAGCAGTTTATGCGCCTTAACCGTTAATAAATCAGGGTCGCCAGGGCCAGCCCCGACAATGTACACAGCAGCTTCAAGAGGATTTAGCGATTTTGCATAACACAAATTTTCTGTAAATTCACGCATAACAGCACACAAGATAGAGCAACCGCCAAAATTTATTTTGCATTTTCTCAGTGACTTTCCTGATAGACCATTTTTCTCTCGTAGAGATAAATGGTAGATGCACCCTGGTTAAGCCCTGGAGATAACTCTGGGGCATTTTTTATTTTTGTCATTGGTCATTTGTCATTTGTCACTGGTCATTGGTCATTGGTCATTTGTCATTTGTCATTGGTCATTTGTCATTTGTCATTTGTCATTGGTCATTGGTCATTTGTCATTTGTCATTGGTCATTTGTCATTTGTCATTGGTCATTTGTCATTGGTCATTGGTCATTTGTCATTTGTCATTGGTCATTTGTCATTTGTCATTGGTCATTTGTCATTTGTCATTTGTCATTGGTCAGTTCTAACTCATTACTCCTAACTCCTAACTCCTAACTCCCAACTCATTACTCATTACTCATTACTCATTACTCATTACTCATTACTCATTACTCATTACTCCTTACTCCTTACTCATTACTCATTACTCCCAACTCCTATCCCATCTCCCCATTTTTAGGCGAGGAAACAACATCGGGTAAAGGGCGTTTAGCGTAATAAAGCCAAATTAATCCCGTTAATCCTAAGATAATTCCCGTTAAACTGACGAGTTGTGCTATCCGCAGGGGTCCGAGCATTAAGCTGTCGGTACGCAAACCTTCGATCCACAGGCGACCGCAGCTGTAGGCTGCCAAGTAAAATAAAAACAGCGTACCTACCTTCAGACGTGGCTTTCCCTGTAAACCGCGAAAAAACAAGGTTATGAGTAGAGAAAACACCATTAAATTCCACAGAGATTCGTAGAGAAAGGTGGGATGGAAATATTCAAAATTAGCTAATTCCGAGGGACGACGTTCTGGGGGAATATACAGCTTCCACGGTAAATTGGTAGGACCACCAAACGCTTCCGAGTTGAAGAAATTTCCCCAACGTCCTATGGCCTGTCCTAAAATCAGCGCCGGCGCGACTAAATCTGCCAATTGCCAAAAAGAAACTTGCTTGAGTTTGGCAAAGATTAACGCCGCAGTTAGTCCCCCCAAAATCGCTCCATGAATGGCAATACCCCCTTGCCAAATAGCGATAATCCGATCTGGGTGCTGGGCATATTCTGACCATTCAAACAAAACATAATATAATCTGGCTGCGGGAATTGCCCCAATTACCAGCCAAATTGACAAATCGCTGACCAAATCCGGGTTAACATGACGGCGCTTTGCCAAATATTGAGAAAGTCCGACACCAATTAATACAGCTGTAGCGATTAACAAGCCATACCAGCGGATAGTTATTGGCCCTATTCTCCAGAGAATTGGTCCTGGAGAAGTAAATTGAAACGCCAAAGGCAAATGGGAAAGATCCAGCACCATGCAAAAATACCTAGTAGACTAATGATTAATCAGCGTTAGCAGATTCCACCTTACAGCGGTTTTCATTCATTTGAACCACAGATCTTCCTAGGGGCGCAAGGCCTTGCGCCCCTACCCTGTGGTCTATTTACCTGAAAATGGCTGTAATAATTGTAGGGTGCGTGACGCTGGGATAAATATTGTAGGCATTCACAAGACTTGTGGCGTCACGCACCATCCTTGTTAATAATTGTAGGGTGCGTGACGCTGGGATAAATCTCCCCCGTGATTACAGAAGCTCCTAGTTCAGCCGTAGGCAACTAGGAGTAGTTCACATATTCTACACCGGCTGCATCACCCGCCTGAGATTGAAATCCCAGGCTAATAGCGCAAGTCCTCTCAAGAGGACTAAACTATTTCTTGAGATTGATTGCAGTCCATTTCAATGGACTTGAGCTATTAGCCCTGCACTTTGAGTGCTGGGCGGGATATGAGACTAGTTGAGATATAATATTGAGCCTCAGAACTCCATTAATCCAGCTTTGAACCAATACAGGGATGTTAGGCTCTGATATACACTGTAGGGGCACGGCATCCAAAATTTTTTCTTCTAATGACAATTTTATTCGTGCCGTGCCCCTGCGACAATATAGCAGATGACTTGGCGTCGGAGCATAAGTGATTAATTGGTAGTAATTGTTAGCTTTTCAGTTACTGTTAATTAACCCTTTCAACAAAAAAGACGCAAAGTTGTTCTTTGCGCCTTTTTATGATATAGCGAAAATTAGAAGGTGAATGTGGTTCTCAATGCACCAATCACGACACTATCGCTCCTATCGTCATGATTTGGTGCTGTTAACCAAATTACTCCTGGGGTGATAGTGATATTGTCACTGAGTTTGTATTGATAGAAACCTTCAATGTGATATGAAGTATTTGGGTCTTTGGCAACACCTATATTCCGCAAAGAACTGCTGACACTAGTAACTTTAGGCTCAACACCTAAAATGATACCTGCGAGGTTCCCTTTTTTGCCAAGGTCGGGGAAGCCTAGGGTAACAGCATAGTTCCAAACCCCAATATCTCCACCAGCGCTATTTCCGCCGATGGTAACCGCTTTTAAAGCGCGGCTGGTGGTGTATCCAGCCCAACCACCTAAGACTATTTTATCGTTGACGCCAACGGATGCTTGAATACCGTAGGAATTGCTGGAGAATCGAAAATCACCAGGTATAAAACTCGAACTCAGGGTAGCCAAATTACTACCTGTTCCTAGTTTCTGGTTGTAGGAATTGATGTAAGTTAAACCAACAGTAATGCGATCAGTTGGTTGAAAATTCAGCTGTGCTAGGGCACCGTAACCACCATTGAACAAACCCTTCCCACCTGTAATAGGATCATTAGCAGGGTTATTAGCTGAACCCGCTAAATAGCCTAGATTGAGTGACAAGTTCTTACTAAAATACTGGGTTATGCCCAAACCTGCACCATTTACCTGGTTATAAATTGGGTTGCGGGTACCAAAGGTAGACAAAGCACCAAAGGCACCATCACCGTCAAACAGGTTAACTGTATTGGCTACGTCGTCTGCAGCACCACCAGTGGCAATGAGCTTGACTCGAGTTGCTTTGCCAAAGGGGAATGCATAGGACAATGTACCTAGGGTAGCATTGTTGTTGGCATCTGCACCAGTTTTACCACTGGCGAAAGAAAAGTTGCCCTCACTTGTATTTATGTTAGGGCTAACAATATTATTGGTTTCGATTCTGGTTAACAGTGTATCTTGCCCTGTGAAGCTGGTGGCAAATTCCACACGCGCCCGCACACCGAGAGTTGTATTCTTATCTGTGATGTTGGCATCACCATCTCTAACTCTCACCTTATCGCCTGAGAGGACATCGCTGACTACTGCGACAACTTGTCCTTGCAGTTTGGTGGTAGTGGAGAACTGATTTGCTTCTAACTCAGCAGTTTTGGCTTCGAGGGCGTCTACGCGACCGCGTAATGTTGCTAGTTCTGCAGAAAAATCTTCTTGTAGCTTTTGCAGTTGAGCTAAATCTTGTTTATTTAGCAGATCTGCTGTGCCGGTAGCGATTAATTCGTTAACCCGATCAAGACAAGCATTCAAACCAGCCGCAAACTCATAGCGTGTCAACGCCCGATTACCGCGAAAAGTTTTATTGGGATATCCTGCAATACAACCATAGCGTTCTACCAACGATTGCAACGCTTGGAATGCCCAGTCTGTAGGTTGCACGTCAGATAGTTGAGATACTGAGGTAACTTGTCCTATTGCCTTCTCTTGAAGAGTATTCTCAACTTTGGTTTCTGGACTAGCTACAACCTCTGGTTGATTTATTTGGGAAGTCGTTGGTGTTTCCCCTGCAAATGCGGCAGAGTTAACCAGTAACATTGCGCCGCAAACTGCTGGACTCGCCAGCAATAAAGATTTCCAGAACTTATGCATTTTTATCCTCACACTAAATTAAAACCGAGAAACCATACCACACTGCTGCTAAAGAAACTTT
The Gloeotrichia echinulata CP02 DNA segment above includes these coding regions:
- the lgt gene encoding prolipoprotein diacylglyceryl transferase, whose translation is MVLDLSHLPLAFQFTSPGPILWRIGPITIRWYGLLIATAVLIGVGLSQYLAKRRHVNPDLVSDLSIWLVIGAIPAARLYYVLFEWSEYAQHPDRIIAIWQGGIAIHGAILGGLTAALIFAKLKQVSFWQLADLVAPALILGQAIGRWGNFFNSEAFGGPTNLPWKLYIPPERRPSELANFEYFHPTFLYESLWNLMVFSLLITLFFRGLQGKPRLKVGTLFLFYLAAYSCGRLWIEGLRTDSLMLGPLRIAQLVSLTGIILGLTGLIWLYYAKRPLPDVVSSPKNGEMG
- a CDS encoding iron uptake porin: MHKFWKSLLLASPAVCGAMLLVNSAAFAGETPTTSQINQPEVVASPETKVENTLQEKAIGQVTSVSQLSDVQPTDWAFQALQSLVERYGCIAGYPNKTFRGNRALTRYEFAAGLNACLDRVNELIATGTADLLNKQDLAQLQKLQEDFSAELATLRGRVDALEAKTAELEANQFSTTTKLQGQVVAVVSDVLSGDKVRVRDGDANITDKNTTLGVRARVEFATSFTGQDTLLTRIETNNIVSPNINTSEGNFSFASGKTGADANNNATLGTLSYAFPFGKATRVKLIATGGAADDVANTVNLFDGDGAFGALSTFGTRNPIYNQVNGAGLGITQYFSKNLSLNLGYLAGSANNPANDPITGGKGLFNGGYGALAQLNFQPTDRITVGLTYINSYNQKLGTGSNLATLSSSFIPGDFRFSSNSYGIQASVGVNDKIVLGGWAGYTTSRALKAVTIGGNSAGGDIGVWNYAVTLGFPDLGKKGNLAGIILGVEPKVTSVSSSLRNIGVAKDPNTSYHIEGFYQYKLSDNITITPGVIWLTAPNHDDRSDSVVIGALRTTFTF
- a CDS encoding class I SAM-dependent methyltransferase, translated to MMEKTVKVIERDLLPEGDYVSPGFSIIQPDSCFPNMILGNIYHSFWLYLRRDIRHNWYVDKRRQGTGFVSRDEAHILYNTALKFKGKKALEIGCWMGWSACHLALGGVELDVIDPMLSEELFCQSVTDSLKSAGVKESVNLIPGYSPQKVEELANKFQRKWSLIFIDGNHEAPAPLKDTIIAEQFAEADALILFHDLASPDVGEGLDYLKEKGWNTMVYQTMQIMGVAWRGNVEPLIHQPDTNINWHLPPHLQKYAVSGAIETVTEDKFAEILKVVRPYTFLSEAKLFSLYSQAKQISDYVSWLPQMLIQAIARTKPLKAK
- the cobM gene encoding precorrin-4 C(11)-methyltransferase; this translates as MREFTENLCYAKSLNPLEAAVYIVGAGPGDPDLLTVKAHKLLAMADVILFADSLVPEQILDLCREDAEIIRTANKTLEEILPIMVERVRSHKSVVRLHSGDPSLYSAIHEQINLLTKAEIPFEVIPGISAFQAAAAKLKVELTVPGLVQTIILTRISGRTEVPATEELTTLAAHQASLCLYLSARHVKDAEGKLLEHYPPETPVAICFRVGWPDEKICVVPLDQMADCTHEENLIRTTLYVISPALLPKTGRSRLYHPEHNHLFRSSHY